The nucleotide sequence AATACAACAGCTCTAGGTAAGGCTTTGTGTATGAACTGTTGCCATCATGGGCAGTTTGCCATCAATTACAGAGAAATTACATTATTTGATATTCAAGGGGGCTCTGTGCTCAGATTTAGGAAAGATTACATGGGATTACATTGgaagtacctgtagttttgcTGCCATAGCTAATAATTCTCTGCATTCATCAAGCATGGCCTTTTCTTGTCTTGCTATAACTGAAAGTTCTGATACCAAATATGTCCTGTCCTCAACCTGGTAAGATAATACAGTATGAAACTAAGCCAGGTTTGGGCAGTTTGCTGTAAATTTGTAATTTTAAAACCCTCCCCTTCTTAATAAATTTTGGCTGGcccagcggaaaaaaaaaactaagcaaCCAATGAAAAGAACTTGATAGAAGATGGAGGGTGTTCTTTATTAGatacttaaaaattaaaatctaTTGTATATTCATCCTCAGAAACCAGTGCAGggttccttcttttttttttttttgagtaaagtgcattagcggtccttaaacttgtagggttatgtcatataggtccctaaactctcaaaatgcatatccaggtCACAGAACTTATCAAAGTGTATCACCTAGGTCCCAAATTGACACATCCCCTATAGGATCCTACGTGTCGCTGATGTGGCAatgccacatggacgtgacgtgcctttttcttttttttcttcttttctttttctttttcgttttcttctcattcttctttttttttcctttcttctgcaCGGATCACatagaaaggagaagaaaggggaaaaacgagaagaaaaaaaagaaaaaaaataaatgggtcctatttgtcagtcaaaataatgccacgtcatgtccgtgtggcatgccacattaaCGCCACGTAAAATCATAAAGGGGTTGtggcgatttgggacctagatgacacactatgacaagttttgggacttggatatgcattttgagagtttagggacctagatgacacacccctacaagtttaaggaccgcccctacactttactctttttttttcagggaaTTAGAGATCTCTAACTGTCACAAAGATGAGTAGATGACTACAGGCGGGCATGGAAGATCACAACCAGAGATAATATTTTCCTTATAAAAGGTAATTCTTGTGCTAAATGTGTACTAAACAATGAGCTAACAAAATCAGCTTCATATggttaaaaaaatgatttccaAAGACAGATAAAAGTGGACAGTAAAATTTTCAGTTGTATGCGCACTGTTAGCTGACCTTTGGAAGCATACAGCGAACCGCTGATCCCAAACCTTGCATGATATCAACAGCAGAGCTTACGGCATTCTTAAGAGCAACTACATCAGCCTGTTAACACAATAATTAAAACCATTAGCCATAATCACAAAGTAGCAGTTAATAATGAAGAAATTACGAAATTGTTTGCGATTTCAGTAATGCAACATTTTACAGCATACCTTTGCTCCTGATGTAACTGGAAGACGCAATGTGCTTGCTTTTAGAGCTTCAGTTGCGTGGAATAATGAAATACTGTTCTCCTTTTCAAGTGCTGGCCATTGTTCAAGGTAATCAATCTGAATCAAAATAACAGCAGATTAAAAATTTGTTGTATGCATTTGACaatttatattttctcttaTCATTGTAGATACCGATTACTCTGTGTTGCATACTTAATTTTTGCATATATAATAGCGATGCCTCCCTGATACAACACAATATTTAGACTTTGTGCTTTCTAAGCacattattttgaattttcctGACACTGCTTTGATTGCAAAGAAGAAGATGTTAGTGTTGTCATGTGATCTGCTGGAGTAGATTAAATGTTCTCTCTGCTGTCCAATAGAGGATAAATGATCTCTTGCAAACCCCTACTTTTCAAATCTCACGTCTCACCATCTTTAGAAAACCAAAGTGTGACATAACAAGCTCACAACTATGTCCTTATTGTGCAGTTCAATGTATTTACTTCAACATTGCTAAGTTATCCTAAGTTTATCCTATTTGCATCAGAAGACTCTTTTTACTCTGTAACCAGCCTTTATCTTTCACAGAAGAGACTACATAGCAAATTGTTTATATTTACTTTCACCAGCCGTGCTTCGATTATGAGCATTATAGCAAGTCTGTGCCAACCTGACACAAGTTGGGATTATATCTGAACGCGTGATAACTTGCATTTTAGAACAACCTTGGTAGATTATACAATTATAAAAATCATTAATGAGTGGGAAGAGCTTACCTGCTCTTTAAGAATGCCATGTAGCTTCAACTCTTGTTGTATGCATTGAACCATGATTCTTCTCATATTAACAACATCCCGCAAGTTCGAGGTATTCCTCAAAACATTATATATAATACTCTGTTTTACATGACAACATAGAAAGAACTTTCAACAATTAAAgatcactaaaaaaataatggcAAATATTAAAGGAGAGTACATCTACACACCCAAGAGACTAATGCTAAGAAATAGCAGacctcaaatttacagtgcaaaATCAATTGTCAGTTTTTAAGTCAAACAAATAACCACCAGTAGATCTAGCTGATATTTTACTTAATCACATTTCATAGTCTGGAAGCTTGTTTTAATTGATCATAAAGAAAAGTAATCTCAAAAGCTTATCAGATCAGGAAGCAAATCATTGCATAAACACACTTATGGACCTATGGTTATGTTGGTATCCATCAAAGGAGGACACTGCAAAGGGAACAAGGAAGACTGTGCAATGTGATGCAAACCAAATGCTAACTTTACCTCAGCTGTCACTTTTTGGAAAGACATAGTATCTTCTGCATAAGCATTTACAAAGATCCATTGCAAGTATCTATTATAAGACAGGTGCAATTGGTGGATATTTTCAATTTGGCTGGAgttcttctttcctttttttgcaTCAACCATGTAGCTAATAATAGGTGACGCAACACCTGATTGAATACTTCCAGCACTTTGTGACCGGCTAGGTGTTGAAGGCCTTGTCCGAGATGGGCTCTGAAAGGACCTAGAAATAGAGGATGTAACTGAAGAGGCCTTGCTTGGCGAAGATGAGCGATGAAGAACAGGAACAGGTAAAGTAACTGCCCTACTTGGACGGCTAACGGATTTACATCTCTCTGTTGACTGTGAATAAGCATGACAGCGAGAGTCTACTTTGTCATCTCTTCCACCTGCATGAATAGCCAATCTCCTTGCTACCTCATCCAA is from Oryza sativa Japonica Group chromosome 9, ASM3414082v1 and encodes:
- the LOC4347094 gene encoding AUGMIN subunit 8 isoform X1, producing MDVLKSDVKKTGILNETLRPPLVPSEKHNASPVNRGRDVASRYKNGLSAHSAATTARRCTSPSPGRTSANECTPEPKRAQSADRRRPSTPSSRVSTPSTPASRSVTPVRNTVTEGHKSSRRITSTRNTDGLWPAMRNLSSSFQSESVVTPGNKKDKVVPSGSLDQTKGQASVIAERKRSPLRRKNIGEQCENAQPSEDQPRRVIEQHRWPAMQSGRVASNILSRSIDMSDKAGRSVPSTNISRGVSPRKTLASEGTGKGFNKSLDEVARRLAIHAGGRDDKVDSRCHAYSQSTERCKSVSRPSRAVTLPVPVLHRSSSPSKASSVTSSISRSFQSPSRTRPSTPSRSQSAGSIQSGVASPIISYMVDAKKGKKNSSQIENIHQLHLSYNRYLQWIFVNAYAEDTMSFQKVTAESIIYNVLRNTSNLRDVVNMRRIMVQCIQQELKLHGILKEQIDYLEQWPALEKENSISLFHATEALKASTLRLPVTSGAKADVVALKNAVSSAVDIMQGLGSAVRCMLPKVEDRTYLVSELSVIARQEKAMLDECRELLAMAAKLQVQESSLRTHLTQLRPGIAHMI